One candidate division WOR-3 bacterium genomic window, AGAACCATTTTTAAAATAATATACGCATGCTTCAGTAGTAATTGTGAATCCAGGAGGGACAGGTATGCCGATATTTGTCATTTCGTGTAAATTGGCGCCCTTCCCGCCAAGTAAATTCTTCATATCCTTGTTGCCTTCAGCCTTTCCACCACCAAAAAAGTATACATATTTCTTCGCCATTGAAAACCTCCTTTTAAATTAATTATAGATTCACAGATTCGAACACTCAAGAAACACAGAGGATAAAAACTACCTTAAAAGAATCTTAGCAGGCTCCTTTTCGTCAGAAACGATCAAATAAATTCCTTTTGCCCATCCAGAAGTGTCAAAATAAAAAAGATCACCTTCTTTTTGAGCCTTATAGGGTAGTCTTCTCATGGTTAGGTCATAAACTGAAGGCTCCTCTACTGTTCCTACATAGACTCTATCTCCAACTCTCGCGGGATTTGGAAAAACGCGGAAAGTCTTCTTTCGCAGTTCTGGAAACAGAACTTTAATTTCGAGAATACCCTCTTCGCCTCCAGCCACGATTGTGCCATCACCCAAAATTTCGAGAACATCCCTAACCTGGTAGTATGGCTCATCTATAGGCGTAAAAGGTGAGTTTAAATCTCTAAAGGAGTATAAAACCGAATCATTACTTATTAAAAGAATTGCAGAGTCGGTCAAAGCCACCACAAAATTTTTATAAAATTCCATGTCCCTCACATAACCATTAGCAATTTTCTTAATATTCTGACTTTGATAGACCAACAAACCGTTACTGGTACCCAAGTATATTTTTTCGCCCTTCTTTTTGGCAACGCTCACTAATGAAGAACCAAGTTCTGAAGGTGTAAGCCTCAATAATTCCGTTCCAAGGGTGTCGATTACTATAAGTCCTTCATTTTCTGTTCCAATAAGATAAGAGCCATCACCTGGCTGTTCTATGTAAAATGGATAATCAACTCTATAGACTTCCTCTGCCGAAAACTCTGAACCTTTTTTGTGAATCCTGTATATACCGTTTAACCACAGCGCTACGACCGTATCCTTTGCAATTGAAATATGGCATATAATTGTTGTTGGCAAATCGTTAATAATGTGAGTGAGCCTTCCAAACTTATCAAATATGAAAATCCCCGGGCTGTTGTCCGAATAAAGACCAACCCAAACGTTACCAGAATCATCTATGTCTAAGGTTCTGATCGCGTGATTTATGGTCCTCAAACTTTCGCCATTATAAAACTCATTTCCGTCAAAAATAAGAAGTTTCGAGGGTAAAGAAAGGGTATCGGAGGTCCAGGCAAGAATACCGGCGGCGTAAATTCCATTTTTTACCTTTAAAGCTGTAATCAAATTGAAAAGAACAGGACTTCTAAATTGGTAGACCTTACTTCCGTCAAAAAGTCTCCAGGGAGGCCCATAATAAGAGAACTCGCGATTTGAGGAAAAGAAAGTAAATACAACCTCAGAATCTCCGACGGGAATAATGCAGGCAGAAGGATAGTTCAAAATTTTTCTGAGTCGTCTATTTTCGAAAACATAAGTTCCCCAACTAGTTCCAATGTAAATTTTCTCATCTTTCTTAGTTGAAGTATAAATTGTCCCAGCATCGTAAACTAAAGTTGTCTCCGCCGAATTGAAAATCACTTTCATGCCTGAAGAATAAAGAATTCCTTCGTTTAATTCCTGCACAATTCCGAATTCACCGAAATTCAGAGGCACACTTACCCTGAAAGTACTATCAGGTGTCCATCCATATATGTTAGATGGAGTCACGATGTAAGCAAAGTTCTTTCCCTTAGAAATAAACTTAACGGTGTCACGAATTAACAAAGGTGGATAGATCCGGTCATCGGAAGGATCAAAGTTGCTATTGGTTTTAAGAACTAAAAGTCCATAATTCGTGCCGATCAAATAATAATCTTCTCCGTAGTACTTTAGAATTTTAGCCTTTCTCAAAGTGACAATTGGCAATTCATAGGTTTCAAATTTGTCTGAATTTCTCCTTTTAACCTGAATCCCCACATCCTTCACAGCAACCCACAAATTACCTCCACTATCAGCATCGATATCTAAAATATAATTCCGACGAAGCCCGTCAACGGTGGTAAAGACTCTATAAGGAAAATCGAAAGTTGATTCATTTAGTTTTATACTCGAGGGGGAAAAACTTACAACCCCACCAACCGTCGCAGCGTAAATCGTGTCCTCAACCTTTACAAAAGAAAAGGCATTGTGAAAATTTGTAAAATACCGGGCATTAAAGATGTATGAAACAAGTACAAGGGTCAACAACATGCAGAAATATTAAAGCTTCCCGCTTGCATGAGCAAAAATTAATTGACGAAAAAACAGCATTATAATTTATCCACTATGCTGGCAATAATTGTTTTCGCATCCTTAATTTTAGGCAACAATGATAGTAAAAGGGAGGCCATCCTGAAAGAAAAGGGATTCGTAGCAGTAAAGAGCAACGAGAATCATTTCACCACAATTTACAAACGAATCAAAGATAAAAATGAGCCAATGTATATCACTATCGATCCCCTTCTCCACGGCGTCCACCTAATTTATGATTTCACTCTTAGAACCCTTGAAACAGAGCAATTTTATGCGGATTTAAAAACAATACTCTACAAATTAGATGCAAGGTTCCGAGAACTTAAAGAGGCAAAAAATCGGGAAATTAAAGAAGCCTCGATGACAAACCTCGCCTACATTGAAGTTGCCAACAAGCTCTTGGACCCAGAATTTAAGGTAGATAATGACGTGAAAGAAATTGTTGAAGCGGAACTAAACTTAATTTTTGAACATTCCGGATTTGACACCTCAAAGGTATTAAAGGTTCTTGAGGATTACTCCCAATACATTCCTCGTGGACACTATACAAGAAGTGATACCCTCAAAAGATATTTCCTCAGTATGATGTGGCTTGGAAGAATGCCCTTCTACATTTCCATAGACAAAGAAAACTTTAAGCGTAACCTTTTCCTGACAAGGTGTGCAATTTTGATGGCATGGGTTATCTCTCAGGATTCGGAAGTTCAAAAACTTTACAGTCGCATTTACGAAATGACATCCTATCTTGTGGGAGAAAGCGATGACCTGAATTTCATCGAGTTAACACCCTTTGTATATAAACAGTTTCCTGGGTTCCCAGTAGGGTTTTCCGATGATTCTCAGATTTTAGAATTTATGAAGTTGGCTTCCACTCTCAGAAAACCTTCAATTTATTCGACATGGTTCAGAGATGTTGACAAACCAGAAGCGGTCCTCCTCTCTTGTAAATTCATGTCTCAGAGATTCATTCCCGATGCCTATATCTTTCAAAATCTTGTTTATTCCAAGGTCGGAACAAGAGCAAAGCCACGCCTCTTCCCGAGGGGATTGGACCTATTAGCTGTTCTCGGGAATGACAGAGCAAAGGATATACTCATAAACTATTACAAAGAGAACCAATATGCAAATTATACAAAGATGCTGGACAGCCTCGAAAAATGGTCTAAGGCCATCAAAATTGAGGAGTGGCATAAAAATGCCTACTGGCACTGGCTATACATAATAAAAACGATGAATGAGACACCTCATTTCCCTGCTTCTTTAAATGTGAATGCCGTTGCTTATCGGGATAAACTTTTAGTAACTCAGCAGGGATTTTGGGCAGAACTCAGGCATGATACAATTCTTTACGCAAAGCAAAGTTATACAGCAAAGGTGACGGCCTTTAGACCCGAGCCTCTTATCCCAGATGTAAAGGTAGAGCCCTTGCCAAAGAGCTATCGCGAAATCCTGAGCTTCTTAGATTCCTTCAAAAACAAGCTCACCACCTATGGCTTTGAAAATGAAACTATTCTTGAGAAAATAGACGAGTTAAAGGAACTGACACAGAATATCTTGGAAGCTTGCGAATTACAGTCCTCTAACAAACCCTTACCCTTAGATAAAGCCAAGTATCTCTACTCCTTCGGCGAGATACTGGACAGAATTTACACCTTCCCATCCTCCTTTGCTCAGAATGAAGAAGATGCACTATTACCATTAGTTGCCGATGTACACACTGATGTAAATTCAGGACAAGTTCTTGAAGTGGCAATAGGGTATCCACTGGAAATTTATGTTAAGGGAAAGGGGAAGACCTATAGAGGTGCGATGTTTTCCTACTATGAGTTCAAACAGCCGATGAAAGAAAGGATGACGGACAAAGATTGGCAAGAAAAAGCGAATTCTACACCTTTAGAAAAGTGGATTTTCTTTATCTCGGAGTAAATTTTCTAATTAGGTCTCCCAAGTTCAACGTTAAGCCTTCTACAAAAAATGCAACTCTTCCATTAAGGAGGAGGATAAAAGAAGGTTCCTTCATAAATCCCGCTTTGCTCAACTCTTCAGAATCGATTTTGAACACATCACCGTAGAGATTTTTATCCTTCAGGTACGAGATAGCAGAAAGTGTGTCCGAAGTCATTATCACCAGTCTTCCTGTAAAGTTTCGAAGTTCTGTCACAGCGGAATTTAATGAAGACTTAGAGGCTTCAGATGCAAGATTAACCCATGCGATCAAATAATTTCCCCTTTCGAGTTCGTAACCCTCAAGTAACTCTTTAAGCCTATCAAGGTTTACGGTCCTGACGACTAAGTCTCCCTCTTTTAGCCATTCCAAGGGGAAGGAGACATCAAGAAAAATCGACTGAGTACTATCTTTCTTGACATTAAATTTCCGGCTTTTGCCAAAAACATCACCCAATGCATTCCTAAAACCGTACATCAAATAATATTCACCTGGGACAAGCTCAAAAAACACAGCTGAATCTTCATTACTTCCTTCAACATCAAGCCTCACAGGATAATCTTTAAATTTCTGGATAGAAAAGTTGTAGTAGTACTGCAATTCCTTTGTCACATCAATGCCGTCTCTGGAAAAGGTCAACTTTATCTTTCCAGTCTCAAGTTTTTTAGGGGTCTTGCCTTCAAAGGTAAAAACTTTCCACCCATTGACATAATATTGTACTCCGTTTAAATCATCGGTTAGCTTTGCAGGGATGCCAAAGGTTCTAAAGACGGCAGAAATAAACACATATATTTCCCTGTCACTCCCCTGCTTAAGCAATAGCGTCTGAACTGGGCTCTGAAAAGGCTTGTAAAACTCCTTTGAATTAACCCTCCTGATGTTTTTCTTAACCCAACTCAGCAACTTATTATCAAAAGACTCTTCATCATACATTGCTTTAAACCTGCTGTACAATGCTTTCCTATAAAATCCAAATTCTTCGTAATAAATCCTGGGCGGGATAACAAAGCTGTCCACAAGAACTTGTGGCGCCCTTGACAATTTTAAAGCGCTATCCATATAGCAGAGTTCATCACAAAGCCCAACGGTATCAAGCATTACAAGGTCCTTAGATTCAAATCTTGATAGATAAACCTTAAAAACAGACGCCAAATTGCCGTGATTTTTGTAAAAATTCCACAATGCAGGCCAGTTTCCCCTTGATTCGGTGAAAATCTTGATTAAAATTGTGTCGTTTATTGAGTCCCTGAATGGAAACTCCAGCTTTTCGAAATACTCCGCACGCGCCTGCTGAAGATGCTCTAAATCCGGTGAATACTTAGGCCTCTCAGTATCTGGAAGAGTCCGAACTGTCCGCATCGTAAACAATGTATCAAGTTCTAAATTTTTGCCGAGTTTTAATTTAACTTCAACGGTATCTCTCGTGGGTCTCAAAAAGTAAAAAGCCCTTTTATCACCTTTTTGAGCATAGAGAAGAAAATCGGTTCTACCGAGAGCAAAAGATCCAACACCTTTACTTAAACTGCAGGCCCAAACGGGTACAAAGGCAGAATAGTTCCACACATTAATGGAGAATGAAACATCCTTTGCGAGTCTACCGCCATCAAAAACCCTTACTTTCAAAACAAAAGGATTTGTGTAATTCTTTGTTATGTTCAACACCGTGTAATTTCTGTACCTTCTTATAATTTCATCAGTAGAGCCTTTGATATTGCCAAAGGCAACAGCAAGTACGATTCCCGCCTTCTTAGAAGGTTCTCGAAACCAGGCAAAATTCAGGTCCGTTGGCTCTGCCGATCCAAGAAACTTCCACCCCTTTTCAGTCCAGACCTCTACCCATGCATGGTTAGACTCGGTGAAGGGCCACCAGGGCGTATAAACATAACGAACGGGAATTGCCACTGTTCTCAGAGCCTTCATAAAAAGGATCGTCATTTCCTCGCATCTTCCAAATCCCCTTTTCAGAGTTGCTGTTGCCGATTGATCCCATGGATCGGTAGGTTTGTACTCCATGTGAATAAAACACCATTCGTTAACCTTCAGAATTGCCTCTTCTATGGAGCTACAATCTTTTACCAGATTATAGAGAGTATCTCTGTAAAGCCAGGTAAAGTTTTCCAGAGGTTCTTGGGAAACCCGTGGCGGTATAACATAAGGATAAATAAGCTCCTTTGTCAAATTTTTCCCCCAGGGGAGCCTCTCCATGTTTACTTTTATCGCTAAAAGGTGCTTTAAAAAGTTTTCTTCATTAAAATTGGCTCGGTCCACAGGAGCAGAATACTCCCAAATAAATTTAGCCCACTCACCTACTCTCATTTCATCAGCCTTCTTTAATAATGAACTATTTTGAATGAGTATTACAAGGATCAAAGGCCACATATTTAAACCTCCTGAGTTTCACTTTGGAAAAGCGCACCCTGTAAGGCTATCCTGGCAGGTCTTTTGCCTTTAACAGTGATATAAGGCAAAGCCTTCCTCAGGTTTGGGTAAACCTTTAAAGCATTAAGCAGCGAATGGACAGAAAGGTTTTCCTTCACTTTTAGTATCCACCTTGCAGTCTTTGGGCCAATTCCAGGGATCCTTAAAAGTTCAAAATAGTCAGCCTTAGTGATTTCTACAGGAAAGAAATCAATATGTTGCAAAGCCCACAATTCCTTTGGATCCTTCGTTAATGGCAGAAACCCCGCCTCATCGAAAACAATTTCTTCAAGGTTAAACCCGTACCTCCTCAATAAATAATCTACTTGGTAAAGTCTTACTTCTCTTGTTATATTTGTAGGTGGCTTGTTTTCCAGCGGAGTTCCTGGAACGGGCTGGAAAGCGCTATAATAAGCCCTTGAAAGCCTAAGATTTCTATAAAGATCATAAACCCTTTTAAAAATTTGAAGGTCATTTTCTCCTGCAGCTCCAACAACAAACTGGGTTGTGAACCCATCCTTCAAAATATCAGGGTGACTCTCTTTTATAGCGGAAATTTTGCTGAGCTTCTCTAATAGATCCTTTGCAAGGTCTTTTTTTGACGAGACTCTCTTTAAGTAAACATCGTCCGGTGCTTCTAAATTAACAGAAACCCTCGACGCCAACTTTACTGCTTCTTCAACACTCTGAATGGAAACCCCGGGCAGGATTTTCAGGTGGATGAAACCTTTGAAGTGATATTTATTTCTTAAAAGCCAAACGGTATCAATGAGTTCCTGCATAGTCCTTTCAGGATCTCTTTTGACCCCTGAAGAAAGGAACAAACCGCTCACAATTCCTCTATGATAAAGATTAATGAAAACGTCAGCCAGTTCCTGGGGAGTAAAAGAAACTCTCCTTATGTTCATAAATTTGGATATAGAACAATAGGCACAATCGTTTTCGCAGTAGTTGGAGTATAGAACCTTTAAAAGCCGAACTTTTTTACCATCGGGTAGAAGTTCAGGGTAAATCCATTTAGAGTGGGATATGTCTTTTACTCTCTTTACATCTTCTGAAAGGAAACAGTCACCACATAAGTCATACTTAGCTGATTCGATGAGAAGTTTGACTTTTGATACGCGGTCCATTTTACTGTAGAAATATATTAAACTACAACCATCAGTCTTTAAAATGTTTGCAAATCCAGCTCCAAATCCTTAAACTTTTTACAGGAGGTGAGCAATGAAGGGAAATGAGAAAATACTGGAAGTACTAAATGATTTACTGGCCGATGAAATAACGGCCATAAATCAGTATATTGTACATGCTGAAATGTGTGAAAGCTGGGGCTACGAGAAACTAAACAAGATGATCGAAGATAGAGCAAAAGTAGAAATGAAACATATGGAAATGCTTATAAAGAGAATCCTTTTCCTCGAAGGAAATCCGACAGTTACAAAATTGAAAAAGGTAATGATAGGCTCTACAGTGGAGGAGATGTTCAAAAATGACTGGCAAGCAGAATATGATGCTATCGAGGCCTATAACAAAGCTGTTAAGCTCTGTGCAGATCTTGGTGACAATGGGACAAAGACCTTGTTAGAGTCAATTTTAAACGACGAGGAAAACCATATTGACGAAATAGAAGAGCAACTTGATCAAATCAAACAGATGGGTATACAGAATTACTTAGCGAAACAATAAAAAATTCTTGGTGGAAAATAGAAGGGGAGGGGTTAACCCCTCCCCTTTGTTTTTTAGTTGATATTAAGTTTATGGTGCAACAAATTGCCATATCTTAGTCAACGTATTTCCACCAGAAGTAATTTTAATCTTCCCAAATATTGAAGAGCCCGTACCAGGGATGGGAGTTATCTTAGCAATCACCTTGCTATATCCTTGCGATAAGCCAAATCCCATCGAATTGAAAACGGTTTCGAGAGCATTTGCCTCAACTGCATTAGCGAAAACACCGCCTGTAGAATTTGCAACCCGCTTTAATTCAGTAAAATCAACACTACCGGTATCTCCAAGTCCCACCGCATATATAGGAATTCCATAGTTTTTCGCCTTGTTTATTACGCTATCACTGGTAATTGGGTCACTTTCATTATCTTCACCGTCTGTCAGCACAAGAATTGCGTGACCATATCCCGACTCTCTTCTATTGTATACATAATCGAGAAGATACCAGAGAGACAAATACAGGGGAGTCCCACCTAATTCAGTTGCACTATCGGCGGCAGTAAAGAGGCCAGTAGTATCTGAAACATAAACAAAATCCTGCAGAACTCTCAAATAGTAGTCATCTATCCCATCACCATTGGCGTCCCCACTACTTCCTGCAAAATCGAAGATTCCGGCCTTGTGTAAGTTATTATTCGATAAAAGCAGTCTTATAAAATCCTTTGAAGCCGTAACTCTTACCCTATTTGGATCATTCCATTCCATACTGCCACTGGAATCGAGTAACAAGGCCACTTTTATTTTCCCGGTAGAACTCGGCTGGACGTAGGTAACATCAACAAGCTGGATTTTATAAGAACCAATCGAAGGTTTAACTGAATCTAAAATAACATGAGCTTGATTATCAGAGAGCCTTATCACATTGTCTTCATTATCCAGCGCTATAACATTAAGATTGAATTTTCCGGTGGACTGGAAATCCGATTGAGGGACAGCGTCACCCAAGAGCCGCAACTCTTTAAGTTCTGGCGTGTTATCGGGCAACTTAATACAGCTCGACAAC contains:
- a CDS encoding DUF3160 domain-containing protein is translated as MLAIIVFASLILGNNDSKREAILKEKGFVAVKSNENHFTTIYKRIKDKNEPMYITIDPLLHGVHLIYDFTLRTLETEQFYADLKTILYKLDARFRELKEAKNREIKEASMTNLAYIEVANKLLDPEFKVDNDVKEIVEAELNLIFEHSGFDTSKVLKVLEDYSQYIPRGHYTRSDTLKRYFLSMMWLGRMPFYISIDKENFKRNLFLTRCAILMAWVISQDSEVQKLYSRIYEMTSYLVGESDDLNFIELTPFVYKQFPGFPVGFSDDSQILEFMKLASTLRKPSIYSTWFRDVDKPEAVLLSCKFMSQRFIPDAYIFQNLVYSKVGTRAKPRLFPRGLDLLAVLGNDRAKDILINYYKENQYANYTKMLDSLEKWSKAIKIEEWHKNAYWHWLYIIKTMNETPHFPASLNVNAVAYRDKLLVTQQGFWAELRHDTILYAKQSYTAKVTAFRPEPLIPDVKVEPLPKSYREILSFLDSFKNKLTTYGFENETILEKIDELKELTQNILEACELQSSNKPLPLDKAKYLYSFGEILDRIYTFPSSFAQNEEDALLPLVADVHTDVNSGQVLEVAIGYPLEIYVKGKGKTYRGAMFSYYEFKQPMKERMTDKDWQEKANSTPLEKWIFFISE
- a CDS encoding transglutaminase-like domain-containing protein produces the protein MWPLILVILIQNSSLLKKADEMRVGEWAKFIWEYSAPVDRANFNEENFLKHLLAIKVNMERLPWGKNLTKELIYPYVIPPRVSQEPLENFTWLYRDTLYNLVKDCSSIEEAILKVNEWCFIHMEYKPTDPWDQSATATLKRGFGRCEEMTILFMKALRTVAIPVRYVYTPWWPFTESNHAWVEVWTEKGWKFLGSAEPTDLNFAWFREPSKKAGIVLAVAFGNIKGSTDEIIRRYRNYTVLNITKNYTNPFVLKVRVFDGGRLAKDVSFSINVWNYSAFVPVWACSLSKGVGSFALGRTDFLLYAQKGDKRAFYFLRPTRDTVEVKLKLGKNLELDTLFTMRTVRTLPDTERPKYSPDLEHLQQARAEYFEKLEFPFRDSINDTILIKIFTESRGNWPALWNFYKNHGNLASVFKVYLSRFESKDLVMLDTVGLCDELCYMDSALKLSRAPQVLVDSFVIPPRIYYEEFGFYRKALYSRFKAMYDEESFDNKLLSWVKKNIRRVNSKEFYKPFQSPVQTLLLKQGSDREIYVFISAVFRTFGIPAKLTDDLNGVQYYVNGWKVFTFEGKTPKKLETGKIKLTFSRDGIDVTKELQYYYNFSIQKFKDYPVRLDVEGSNEDSAVFFELVPGEYYLMYGFRNALGDVFGKSRKFNVKKDSTQSIFLDVSFPLEWLKEGDLVVRTVNLDRLKELLEGYELERGNYLIAWVNLASEASKSSLNSAVTELRNFTGRLVIMTSDTLSAISYLKDKNLYGDVFKIDSEELSKAGFMKEPSFILLLNGRVAFFVEGLTLNLGDLIRKFTPR
- a CDS encoding radical SAM protein gives rise to the protein MDRVSKVKLLIESAKYDLCGDCFLSEDVKRVKDISHSKWIYPELLPDGKKVRLLKVLYSNYCENDCAYCSISKFMNIRRVSFTPQELADVFINLYHRGIVSGLFLSSGVKRDPERTMQELIDTVWLLRNKYHFKGFIHLKILPGVSIQSVEEAVKLASRVSVNLEAPDDVYLKRVSSKKDLAKDLLEKLSKISAIKESHPDILKDGFTTQFVVGAAGENDLQIFKRVYDLYRNLRLSRAYYSAFQPVPGTPLENKPPTNITREVRLYQVDYLLRRYGFNLEEIVFDEAGFLPLTKDPKELWALQHIDFFPVEITKADYFELLRIPGIGPKTARWILKVKENLSVHSLLNALKVYPNLRKALPYITVKGKRPARIALQGALFQSETQEV
- the bfr gene encoding bacterioferritin, translated to MKGNEKILEVLNDLLADEITAINQYIVHAEMCESWGYEKLNKMIEDRAKVEMKHMEMLIKRILFLEGNPTVTKLKKVMIGSTVEEMFKNDWQAEYDAIEAYNKAVKLCADLGDNGTKTLLESILNDEENHIDEIEEQLDQIKQMGIQNYLAKQ
- a CDS encoding vWA domain-containing protein → MSRLKVLIIMGVVLLLSSCIKLPDNTPELKELRLLGDAVPQSDFQSTGKFNLNVIALDNEDNVIRLSDNQAHVILDSVKPSIGSYKIQLVDVTYVQPSSTGKIKVALLLDSSGSMEWNDPNRVRVTASKDFIRLLLSNNNLHKAGIFDFAGSSGDANGDGIDDYYLRVLQDFVYVSDTTGLFTAADSATELGGTPLYLSLWYLLDYVYNRRESGYGHAILVLTDGEDNESDPITSDSVINKAKNYGIPIYAVGLGDTGSVDFTELKRVANSTGGVFANAVEANALETVFNSMGFGLSQGYSKVIAKITPIPGTGSSIFGKIKITSGGNTLTKIWQFVAP